GCTCGAGACACAATGTACTACATTTTGTTGTGCAGAATGTGGGTTGAAAAATCTGTGAGAATTGATAAGCTGGTTTTAGTCTTTATTCCTCATTCCTCGCTAGTTTGTTGATGACTAAAGTCCTCACTACGAACTTTCTAGTTTGTTGAGCACTAAAGTCCTCACTACGAACTTTCTAGTTTGTTGAGCACTAAAGTCCTCACTACGAATTTGCTAGTTTGTTGATGACTAAAGTCCTCACTACGAACTTTCTAGTTTGTTGATGACTAAAGTCCTCACTACGAATTTGCTAGTTTGTTGATGACTAAAGTCCTCACTACGAACTTTCTAGTTTGTTGAGCACTAAAGTCCTCACTACGAACTTTCTANAGTTTGTTGAGCACTAAAGTCCTCACTACGAATTTGCTAGTTTGTTGAGCACTAAAGTCCTCACTACGAACTCGCTAGTTTGTTGAGCACTAAAGTCCTCACTACGAATTTGATTTTAACTACGAGTTGCTTCTAAAATACGCGAGAAGTAAAAGCGAGTGCTAGTCATTCCTTGACGTTGAATAGAAAAGCCGTTATCTTGCAGAATTTTGAGAATATTTGCTTCACGATGTTGATAAGCGCGAGTCGTTTTAGAAGGTCCGGGAAAAAATTCGCCGATTTTTTTGAGTATAGTTAAAGCAAAAGTTTTCGGTGCGAAACTAAGTATTAAACGAGATTCTGCCATACTTGCTAAATGAGAAATCATTTCGGCGGCTTTGTCTTCGGGATAGTGAATTAAAACATCCAAACAAATAACTGTATGGTAGTTACCGCTAAGAGATTCTAAATCTTGTACTGCAAAGGTAAGATTACTGGTATTTTCTAACTTTTCGGCGGCTTTTTCTTTGGCTTCACCAACCATTTTCTCGGAAATGTCGCTAGCGAAAACTTTTG
This portion of the Oscillatoria salina IIICB1 genome encodes:
- the bchM gene encoding magnesium protoporphyrin IX methyltransferase; translated protein: MNATDDKTLVKEYFNATGFDRWRRIYGNGEVNKVQQDIRIGHQQTIDTVVIWLKEDENLAEISICDAGCGVGSLSIPLAEAGAKVFASDISEKMVGEAKEKAAEKLENTSNLTFAVQDLESLSGNYHTVICLDVLIHYPEDKAAEMISHLASMAESRLILSFAPKTFALTILKKIGEFFPGPSKTTRAYQHREANILKILQDNGFSIQRQGMTSTRFYFSRILEATRS